A window of Xylophilus sp. GW821-FHT01B05 contains these coding sequences:
- a CDS encoding sodium:solute symporter family protein, with protein sequence MLLSLVFLYLLVTIGIGLLAARRVKNTADFAVAGRHLPLAMIVTTTFATWFGSETVLGIPAKFIDGGLNGVIEDPFGAGTCLILVGVFFAAKLYRMSLLTISDYYRERYGRGVEVVCSLIIMLSYLGWVSAQVTALGLVFNVLSAGAIPIPLGMVIGVVSILAYTLFGGMWSVAITDFMQMIILVAGLAILAVFAGRMAGGADKVVEFAMSRDLFRFWPEPRLHDIIFFFAAAITMMLGSIPQQDVFQRVMSANGEYAATRGPVIGGVCYILFAFVPMFLVASALLIMPEQAQALLKEDPQKVLPTLVLQKMPFVMQVLFFGALLSAIKSTASATLLAPSVTFTENIWRQFRPGRSDRENLRTMRITVLIFSCCVLAYAIFMEGTPIYEMVSGAYQVTLVGAFVPLVFGLYWKRATTQGAVLSIVLGLLAWVVGMATPLGEVFPAQLAGVLAALVGMLAGSLAPQLLRNAHRPHLPVEGMH encoded by the coding sequence GTGCTGCTGAGCCTGGTTTTTCTCTATCTGCTGGTCACCATCGGCATCGGGCTGCTGGCTGCCAGGCGCGTCAAGAACACGGCGGACTTCGCCGTAGCCGGCCGGCATCTGCCGCTGGCGATGATCGTCACCACCACCTTTGCTACCTGGTTCGGGTCTGAGACGGTGTTGGGCATCCCGGCCAAGTTCATTGATGGTGGGCTCAATGGCGTCATCGAGGACCCGTTTGGTGCCGGCACCTGCCTGATCCTGGTCGGCGTGTTCTTTGCCGCCAAGCTCTACCGCATGTCGCTGCTGACCATCAGCGACTACTACCGTGAGCGCTACGGCCGCGGCGTGGAAGTGGTGTGCTCGCTGATCATCATGCTCAGCTACCTGGGCTGGGTGTCGGCCCAGGTCACGGCGCTGGGGCTGGTGTTCAATGTGTTGTCGGCCGGCGCCATTCCCATACCGCTGGGCATGGTGATCGGGGTGGTGTCCATCCTGGCTTACACGCTCTTTGGCGGCATGTGGTCGGTGGCCATCACCGATTTCATGCAGATGATCATCCTGGTCGCCGGCCTGGCGATCCTGGCGGTGTTTGCCGGCCGCATGGCCGGCGGCGCCGACAAGGTGGTGGAATTTGCCATGAGCCGGGACTTGTTCCGCTTCTGGCCCGAGCCGCGCCTGCACGACATCATCTTCTTCTTTGCCGCAGCCATCACCATGATGCTGGGCTCGATACCGCAGCAGGACGTGTTCCAGCGCGTGATGTCGGCCAACGGCGAGTACGCAGCCACCCGCGGCCCGGTGATCGGCGGCGTCTGCTACATCCTGTTTGCCTTCGTGCCCATGTTCCTGGTGGCAAGCGCGCTGCTGATCATGCCGGAGCAGGCCCAGGCGTTGCTCAAGGAAGATCCGCAGAAAGTGCTGCCCACGCTGGTGCTGCAGAAAATGCCCTTCGTGATGCAGGTGCTCTTTTTCGGTGCGCTGCTGTCGGCCATCAAGTCCACCGCCTCGGCCACCTTGCTGGCGCCCAGCGTGACCTTCACTGAGAACATCTGGCGCCAGTTCCGCCCCGGCCGCTCGGACCGCGAGAACCTGCGCACCATGCGCATCACCGTGCTGATCTTCAGCTGCTGTGTGCTGGCCTACGCCATCTTCATGGAAGGCACGCCCATCTATGAGATGGTGTCTGGTGCCTATCAGGTCACTCTGGTCGGGGCCTTTGTGCCGCTGGTTTTTGGCCTGTACTGGAAGCGCGCCACCACCCAGGGGGCGGTACTGTCCATCGTCTTGGGGCTGCTGGCCTGGGTGGTCGGGATGGCCACGCCCT
- the ubiB gene encoding ubiquinone biosynthesis regulatory protein kinase UbiB, translating into MRRFFRGAYILWVVLRHGLDELVLTSFSQPWLRRVTRVVTFGRSFDVPRGQRLREALEHLGPIFVKFGQVLSTRRDLMPTDIADELAHLQDRVPPFPAEVAVATIERAFRRPLSEIFTSFEQVPVASASIAQVHFATLLDSEGREREVAVKVRRPGMLPAIEKDLSLMAMMARWVESLSADGKRLKPREVVGEFNKYLHDELDFVREAANAAQLRRNMTDVDLVRIPEIFWDFCHPDVMVMERMKGVPINQIERLRAAGVDIKKLARDGVTIFFTQVFRDGFFHADMHPGNIQISLEPEHFGSYVLLDFGIVGTLTEFDKEYLAQNFTAFFRRDYKRVAELHVESGWVPPDTRVDELESAIRAVCEPYFDRPLKDLSLGMVLMRLFQTSRRFQVEIQPQLVLLQKTLLNIEGLGRQLDPELDLWSTAKPFLEKWMIDQIGPKKLFKQLREQAPRYAKMLPELPRLFYEYLHRHPADERQRRDLEALLRAQQRTNRLLWVLVLGGTVLVLALLATLLLAWHRIL; encoded by the coding sequence ATGAGGCGCTTTTTCCGGGGTGCCTACATTCTCTGGGTGGTCTTGCGCCACGGCCTTGATGAACTGGTCCTGACGAGCTTCAGCCAGCCCTGGCTGCGCCGCGTGACCCGTGTTGTCACCTTCGGCCGCAGCTTTGATGTGCCGCGCGGGCAACGCCTGCGTGAGGCGCTGGAGCATCTGGGGCCGATCTTCGTGAAGTTCGGCCAGGTGCTGTCGACCCGGCGCGACCTGATGCCTACCGACATCGCCGACGAACTGGCGCACCTGCAGGACCGGGTGCCGCCGTTTCCCGCCGAGGTAGCCGTGGCGACCATCGAGCGCGCGTTCCGCCGGCCGCTCAGCGAGATCTTCACCAGCTTTGAGCAGGTGCCGGTGGCCAGTGCCTCGATCGCCCAGGTGCATTTCGCCACGCTGCTCGACAGCGAAGGCCGCGAGCGCGAGGTGGCCGTCAAGGTGCGCCGCCCGGGCATGCTGCCGGCTATTGAGAAAGACCTGTCGCTGATGGCCATGATGGCACGCTGGGTCGAGAGCCTGTCGGCCGATGGCAAGCGCCTGAAGCCGCGTGAGGTGGTGGGCGAATTCAACAAGTACCTGCACGACGAGCTGGACTTCGTCCGCGAGGCGGCCAACGCTGCTCAGTTGCGGCGCAACATGACCGATGTCGATCTGGTGCGTATCCCCGAGATCTTCTGGGACTTCTGCCATCCCGATGTGATGGTGATGGAGCGCATGAAGGGCGTGCCGATCAACCAGATCGAGCGCTTGCGCGCGGCCGGGGTGGACATCAAGAAGCTGGCCCGCGATGGCGTCACCATCTTCTTCACCCAGGTGTTTCGCGACGGCTTCTTCCATGCCGACATGCACCCGGGCAACATCCAGATCAGCCTGGAGCCTGAGCACTTCGGCAGCTATGTGCTGCTGGACTTTGGCATTGTCGGCACGCTGACCGAGTTCGACAAAGAGTACCTGGCGCAGAACTTCACCGCCTTCTTCCGCCGCGACTACAAGCGCGTGGCTGAGTTGCACGTGGAGTCTGGCTGGGTGCCGCCCGATACGCGGGTGGATGAGCTGGAGTCCGCCATCCGCGCCGTCTGCGAGCCTTACTTTGACCGCCCGCTCAAGGACTTGTCGCTGGGCATGGTGCTGATGCGCCTGTTCCAGACCTCGCGCCGCTTCCAGGTAGAGATCCAGCCGCAACTGGTGCTGCTGCAGAAGACGCTGCTCAACATCGAAGGCCTGGGCCGCCAGCTCGACCCGGAGCTTGACTTGTGGAGTACGGCCAAGCCATTTCTTGAGAAATGGATGATCGACCAGATCGGCCCGAAGAAGCTTTTTAAGCAGCTGAGGGAGCAGGCGCCGCGCTACGCCAAGATGCTGCCCGAGCTCCCGCGCCTGTTCTACGAGTACCTGCACCGCCACCCGGCGGACGAGCGCCAGCGGCGGGACCTGGAGGCGCTGCTGCGCGCCCAGCAGCGCACCAACCGCCTGCTGTGGGTGCTGGTGTTGGGTGGCACGGTACTTGTATTGGCTTTGCTGGCCACGCTGTTGCTGGCGTGGCACAGGATCCTGTAG
- a CDS encoding SCP2 sterol-binding domain-containing protein encodes MATPQSPFSFLDGFVQRIGANLQPPSWLVDEVQHRAVLFLNHVLQQEPEAMARLARQKGRVALVQWRRFTLRLSFTPAGLLDRAPDGAVPDLTLTVTDDSPFTLAQAALRSEKPAVRIEGDVQLAAEINWLADNLRWDIEEDLARVIGDAPAHNVMRLVRQAGGALRQFVAKRRGDSAPADGAPPAP; translated from the coding sequence ATGGCTACACCACAGTCCCCTTTTTCGTTTTTGGATGGATTCGTCCAGCGGATCGGCGCAAATCTGCAGCCGCCCTCGTGGCTGGTGGATGAGGTCCAGCACCGCGCCGTGCTGTTCCTCAACCACGTACTGCAACAAGAGCCCGAGGCCATGGCGCGCCTGGCGCGCCAGAAGGGCCGCGTGGCGCTGGTCCAATGGCGCCGCTTCACCCTGCGCCTGTCGTTCACTCCGGCTGGCCTGCTGGATCGGGCGCCCGATGGCGCGGTGCCCGACCTCACCCTGACCGTTACTGACGACTCCCCCTTCACTTTGGCGCAGGCGGCATTGCGCAGCGAGAAGCCGGCCGTGCGCATCGAAGGCGATGTACAGCTCGCCGCCGAAATCAACTGGCTGGCGGACAACCTGCGCTGGGACATCGAGGAAGACCTGGCGCGCGTGATCGGTGATGCGCCCGCCCACAACGTCATGCGCCTGGTGCGCCAGGCCGGTGGGGCGTTGCGGCAGTTCGTCGCCAAGCGCCGTGGCGACAGTGCTCCGGCGGATGGAGCTCCGCCCGCACCATGA
- a CDS encoding TIM44-like domain-containing protein: protein MVKIWSAVLVAALLLGSFDAEARRMGGGSSVGRQSSNVTQREAVRTPPAGTQNAAPSQAAPAAPAGAGAAAAAPRKPWAGMLGGLAAGLGLAWLAHSLGLGGAFGQVLMFLLLGLVVMGVVGMVMRARRNSQGQGNGGGASPFAFQGATAGPAPVPDAPRQYNPAKIGNDASARPWENQATAFDARPAGAESGSMIGSALGGAAASASALSGSQSWGVPAGFDADGFLTAAKRNFVTLQDAWDRSDISSLRSMMTDSMLSEIRTQLADREQHIGGATNKTDVVMLEAQLLGIEEVSDGYLASVEFSGMIREEPSAGPSPFREVWNMSKPKSGSSGWLVAGVQALQ from the coding sequence ATGGTGAAAATTTGGTCAGCTGTGCTGGTAGCCGCGTTGCTGCTGGGCAGTTTCGACGCAGAAGCGCGTCGCATGGGGGGCGGCAGCTCGGTGGGGCGCCAGTCCAGCAACGTGACGCAGCGTGAAGCCGTGCGCACACCGCCGGCAGGTACCCAGAATGCGGCGCCGTCGCAGGCTGCACCGGCAGCCCCCGCTGGCGCAGGCGCGGCCGCCGCGGCCCCGCGCAAGCCCTGGGCTGGCATGCTGGGCGGTTTGGCCGCAGGCCTGGGCCTGGCCTGGCTCGCGCACTCGCTCGGCCTGGGCGGCGCTTTCGGTCAGGTGCTGATGTTCCTGCTGCTGGGCCTGGTGGTGATGGGTGTGGTCGGCATGGTGATGCGTGCGCGTCGCAACAGCCAGGGGCAGGGCAATGGTGGTGGTGCATCGCCCTTCGCCTTCCAGGGCGCAACTGCGGGCCCGGCACCGGTGCCTGACGCACCGCGCCAGTACAACCCGGCCAAGATCGGCAACGACGCCTCGGCCCGCCCCTGGGAAAACCAGGCAACGGCCTTCGACGCCCGCCCGGCGGGTGCCGAGTCTGGCTCCATGATCGGCTCGGCCTTGGGTGGCGCAGCGGCTTCGGCTTCTGCACTCAGCGGTTCGCAGTCCTGGGGGGTGCCGGCCGGTTTCGATGCCGATGGCTTCCTGACGGCCGCCAAGCGCAACTTCGTCACGCTGCAAGACGCCTGGGACCGCTCCGACATCAGCTCGCTGCGCTCCATGATGACCGACAGCATGCTGAGCGAGATCCGCACCCAGTTGGCGGATCGCGAGCAGCACATCGGCGGCGCGACCAACAAGACCGATGTCGTGATGCTCGAAGCCCAACTGCTGGGCATCGAAGAAGTGAGCGATGGCTACCTGGCCAGCGTAGAGTTCTCCGGCATGATCCGCGAAGAACCCTCGGCCGGCCCAAGCCCGTTCCGCGAAGTGTGGAACATGAGCAAGCCCAAGAGCGGCAGCTCCGGCTGGCTGGTCGCTGGCGTCCAGGCACTGCAGTAG
- the ubiE gene encoding bifunctional demethylmenaquinone methyltransferase/2-methoxy-6-polyprenyl-1,4-benzoquinol methylase UbiE — protein sequence MSTTHFGFESVEEQEKARKVRSVFDSVAPKYDVMNDLMSGGLHRAWKAYTVMVANVREGQQVLDIAGGTGDLALAFSKKVGRSGRVVHTDINAAMLSTGRNRLLDAGVVLPTAVCDAEQLPFPDQHFDLVSVAFGLRNMTHKDQALAEMCRVLKPGGKLLVLEFSKVAKPLEKVYDWYSFSVLPRLGKLVAGDDASYRYLAESIRMHPGQQELKQLMQKSGFGHVDYHNMTGGVAALHVGIKC from the coding sequence ATGAGCACCACGCATTTCGGATTTGAGTCAGTTGAAGAGCAGGAAAAAGCGCGCAAGGTGCGCAGCGTCTTCGACTCGGTTGCGCCCAAGTACGACGTGATGAACGATCTGATGTCCGGTGGCCTGCACCGCGCGTGGAAGGCCTACACCGTCATGGTGGCCAACGTGCGCGAAGGCCAGCAGGTGCTCGACATCGCTGGTGGCACTGGCGACCTGGCCCTGGCCTTCTCCAAAAAAGTCGGCCGCAGCGGCCGTGTGGTGCACACCGACATCAACGCCGCCATGCTCTCCACCGGCCGCAACCGGCTGCTGGATGCGGGCGTGGTGCTGCCCACGGCGGTCTGCGATGCAGAGCAGCTTCCCTTTCCCGACCAGCATTTCGATCTGGTCAGCGTGGCCTTTGGCCTGCGCAACATGACGCACAAGGACCAGGCGCTGGCCGAGATGTGTCGCGTACTCAAGCCCGGCGGCAAGCTGCTGGTGCTGGAGTTCTCAAAAGTGGCAAAGCCGCTGGAGAAGGTCTATGACTGGTACTCCTTCAGCGTGCTGCCGCGGCTGGGCAAGCTGGTGGCGGGCGATGACGCCAGCTACCGCTACCTGGCCGAATCGATCCGCATGCACCCAGGTCAACAAGAACTCAAACAGCTGATGCAGAAAAGCGGCTTTGGCCATGTGGACTATCACAACATGACCGGCGGCGTGGCCGCCTTGCATGTTGGAATCAAGTGCTGA
- a CDS encoding DUF971 domain-containing protein, with protein MAGLTAGGATPEAITLHGASRVLEVVFSDGAHFRLPFELLRVFSPSAEVQGHGPGQETLQTGKREVGITALEPVGNYAVQPTFSDGHSTGIYTWAYLYELGAQQAERWAGYEARLAAAGVDRDAPMPQRGGAGCSSHG; from the coding sequence ATGGCCGGATTGACTGCAGGCGGCGCCACGCCAGAAGCCATCACTTTGCACGGCGCGTCGCGCGTGCTGGAGGTGGTCTTCTCTGATGGCGCGCACTTCCGGCTGCCGTTCGAGCTGCTGCGCGTGTTCTCGCCCTCGGCCGAAGTGCAGGGCCACGGGCCGGGCCAGGAGACGCTGCAGACCGGCAAGCGCGAGGTCGGCATTACCGCGCTGGAGCCGGTCGGTAACTACGCGGTCCAGCCCACCTTCAGCGACGGCCACAGCACCGGCATCTACACCTGGGCCTACCTCTATGAGCTGGGCGCGCAGCAGGCCGAGCGTTGGGCCGGCTACGAGGCGCGTCTGGCCGCCGCCGGTGTGGATCGCGATGCGCCCATGCCGCAGCGCGGCGGTGCGGGCTGCAGCAGCCACGGCTGA
- a CDS encoding HIT family protein has product MSCPLCEGHGGTLVWSGPKFRVIRADEFGFPAFYRLVWQEHVAEFSDLSVEDRFLCMEAVAAVEQVLRRELRPAKVNLAALGNLVPHLHWHIIARFEDDSHFPGSVWAPPVRPRDTAHEAALARRLPAVDAAIAARLSAAQAVGA; this is encoded by the coding sequence ATGAGTTGCCCGCTGTGCGAAGGCCACGGCGGCACGCTGGTCTGGAGCGGTCCCAAGTTCCGTGTGATCCGGGCCGATGAGTTCGGCTTCCCGGCCTTTTACCGGCTGGTCTGGCAGGAGCACGTGGCCGAGTTCTCTGACCTGTCGGTGGAAGACCGCTTCCTCTGCATGGAAGCGGTGGCCGCAGTTGAGCAGGTGCTGCGCCGCGAGCTGCGGCCGGCCAAGGTCAATCTGGCGGCGCTGGGCAACCTGGTGCCGCATCTGCACTGGCACATCATTGCGCGCTTTGAGGACGACAGCCATTTCCCTGGCTCCGTCTGGGCGCCGCCGGTGCGGCCACGCGACACGGCGCACGAGGCCGCGTTGGCACGGCGCCTGCCTGCGGTCGATGCCGCCATCGCGGCGCGCCTGTCGGCAGCGCAGGCTGTCGGGGCATGA